The Lentzea guizhouensis genome contains a region encoding:
- a CDS encoding aldo/keto reductase: MGVAALARHADGGTGGPATWSSSTWHEAAERGRVVAMDYTNLGRSGLSVSRLCLGTMNFGPETTEADSHAIMDRAHEHGVNFFDTANVYGWKMGEGVTENIIGRWFAQGGGRREKTVIATKLYGSMGEWPNETKLSALNIRRAADASLKRLQTDYIDLYQMHHVDRATPWDEIWEAFSVLRQQGKVIYFGSSNFAGWHLAQAQEAARTRGFLGLVSEQSIYNLMTRWIELEVLPAARHYGLGVIPWSPLHGGLLGGVLRKQREGGTSRSASGRSADALEKHHDSIEAYEKLCADIGEDPANVGLAWLLHQEGVTAPIIGPRTAEQLDNSLRAAELKLDAEVLAKLDELFPAPAPNGSKPAPEAYAW, translated from the coding sequence GTGGGAGTAGCGGCCCTCGCCCGCCACGCCGACGGCGGTACGGGCGGACCGGCGACCTGGAGCAGCTCCACGTGGCACGAGGCCGCCGAGCGGGGCAGGGTTGTGGCCATGGACTACACGAACCTCGGCCGCAGCGGCCTCTCCGTCTCCCGACTGTGCCTCGGCACCATGAACTTCGGCCCTGAGACGACCGAGGCCGACAGCCACGCGATCATGGACAGGGCCCACGAGCACGGCGTCAACTTCTTCGACACGGCCAACGTCTACGGCTGGAAGATGGGCGAAGGCGTCACCGAGAACATCATCGGCCGGTGGTTCGCGCAGGGCGGTGGCCGGCGGGAGAAGACCGTCATCGCCACCAAGCTCTACGGCAGCATGGGCGAGTGGCCGAACGAGACCAAGCTGTCGGCGTTGAACATCCGCCGCGCCGCTGACGCCTCGTTGAAGCGCCTGCAGACCGACTACATCGACCTGTACCAGATGCACCACGTCGACCGCGCCACGCCGTGGGACGAGATCTGGGAGGCCTTCTCGGTGCTGCGCCAGCAGGGCAAGGTCATCTACTTCGGCTCGTCGAACTTCGCGGGCTGGCACCTCGCCCAGGCCCAGGAAGCCGCCCGCACGCGCGGGTTCCTCGGCCTGGTGTCCGAGCAGTCGATCTACAACCTGATGACCCGCTGGATCGAGCTGGAGGTCCTGCCGGCGGCCCGCCACTACGGCCTCGGCGTCATCCCGTGGTCACCGCTGCACGGCGGCCTGCTCGGCGGCGTGCTCCGCAAGCAGCGCGAGGGCGGCACCTCCCGCAGCGCGTCCGGCCGTTCCGCGGACGCGCTGGAGAAGCACCACGACAGCATCGAGGCCTACGAGAAGCTCTGCGCGGACATCGGTGAGGACCCGGCCAACGTCGGCCTCGCCTGGCTGCTGCACCAGGAGGGCGTGACCGCGCCGATCATCGGCCCGCGCACCGCCGAGCAGCTCGACAACTCGCTGCGCGCGGCCGAGCTGAAGCTGGACGCCGAGGTGCTCGCCAAGCTCGACGAGCTGTTCCCGGCGCCCGCTCCGAACGGCTCCAAGCCGGCCCCGGAGGCCTACGCCTGGTAG
- a CDS encoding RICIN domain-containing protein, whose protein sequence is MFTKTMVAAAVVTTALSGAGLAAAQDREPGVGAQAVSGPFNLRIGFSPFRNLEAVRSTVDQAGGAIRQWNFDGTDEQEWLFFSDSTIRPVLNTKMCLDANPDDNRNGGQVYVWPCHGGAPQVWRPWNNQGLTLQNAATGRCLDANPDDSRNGGAIYQWDCHGGAPQQWTRVRRG, encoded by the coding sequence TTGTTCACGAAGACGATGGTCGCGGCAGCGGTGGTCACGACGGCGTTGTCCGGCGCCGGACTCGCGGCCGCGCAGGACCGGGAACCCGGCGTCGGCGCCCAGGCCGTGTCGGGTCCGTTCAACCTCAGGATCGGCTTCTCGCCGTTCCGCAACCTCGAAGCGGTGCGCAGCACGGTCGACCAGGCCGGCGGGGCGATCCGCCAGTGGAACTTCGACGGCACCGACGAGCAGGAGTGGCTGTTCTTCAGCGACAGCACCATCCGGCCGGTGCTCAACACCAAGATGTGCCTGGACGCCAACCCGGACGACAACCGCAACGGCGGCCAGGTCTACGTCTGGCCGTGCCACGGCGGCGCACCACAGGTCTGGCGGCCGTGGAACAACCAGGGGCTGACGCTGCAGAACGCGGCCACCGGCCGTTGCCTCGACGCCAACCCCGACGACAGCCGCAACGGCGGCGCCATCTACCAGTGGGACTGCCACGGCGGCGCACCGCAGCAGTGGACGCGCGTCCGCCGCGGCTGA
- a CDS encoding DUF6104 family protein — MYHTDRGIEELEKRRGEEEVTFAWLADKLREFVDANPDFETPIERFATFLARDDDDFED; from the coding sequence ATGTACCACACCGATCGCGGCATCGAGGAGCTTGAGAAGCGGCGCGGCGAGGAGGAGGTCACGTTCGCGTGGCTCGCCGACAAGCTGCGGGAGTTCGTCGACGCCAACCCCGACTTCGAGACGCCGATCGAGCGCTTCGCCACGTTCCTGGCGCGCGACGACGACGACTTCGAAGACTGA
- a CDS encoding multifunctional oxoglutarate decarboxylase/oxoglutarate dehydrogenase thiamine pyrophosphate-binding subunit/dihydrolipoyllysine-residue succinyltransferase subunit, with product MSSSSPASQFGPNEWLVEEMYEQFLADPSSVDPAWHDFFADYKRAGGNGNTAAAGAGGATTTTTVTPPAADTGKAQAAPAAKAAPPAKPAAKPASKPAPQQAAKAAPVTPSAQPEQKQLRGAAAAIAKNMELSLTVPTATSVRAVPAKLLADNRIVINNHLKRTRGGKVSFTHVIGYAVVRALQAYPNMNRHYAEVDGKPFVVTPEHVNFGLAIDLPGKDGQRTLVVASVKGCENMTFTQFWQAYEDLIRKARAGSLTTDDFSGTTISLTNPGTIGTNHSVPRLQAGQGAIIGVGAMEYPAHFQGTSEQALTDMGVSKIITLTSTYDHRIIQGAESGEFLKRVHQLLLGEDNFYDDIFASLRLPYEPIRWVADIPEGAVDKTARVIELIDAFRTRGHLMADTDPLNYRQRSHQDLDVLSHGLTLWDLDREFPVGGFAGKERMKLRDILGVLRNSYCRTVGVEYMHILEPEERHWIQERVEVPHEKPPATVQKYILSKLNAAEAFETFLQTKYVGQKRFSLEGGETVIPLLDAVLDKAAEHELDEVVIAMPHRGRLNVLANIVGKPISQIFREFEGNLDPGQAHGSGDVKYHLGAEGKYFRMFGDGETKVSLTANPSHLEAVDPVLEGIVRAKQDIIGIGGDTFPVLPVAMHGDAAFAGQGVVAETLNLALVRGYRTGGTVHIVVNNQVGFTTAPEHSRSSKYSTDVAKMIGSPIFHVNGDDPEACYWVAKLAVDYRQRFRKDVVIDMVCYRRRGHNEGDDPSMTQPAMYDVIDQKRSVRKTYTESLIGRGDITVEEAEKALQDFSSQLEHVFNEVRELEKHPVTVSPSVESEQQIPAKLPTGISREVLEHIADAHVNLPEGFTPHARVKPVLDRRAKMAREGGIDWAFAELLAFGSLALEGRKVRLAGQDSRRGTFVQRHATLIDRKTGEEYTPLQNLSPDQGKFMVYDSVLSEFAAVGFEYGYSVANPQALVLWEAQFGDFVNGAQPIIDEFISSGEAKWGQRSDVVILLPHGHEGQGPDHTSGRIERWLQLCAEGSMTVAVPSTPANYFHLLRRHALDGVDRPLIVFTPKSMLRLKAAVSGTDEFINDRFQSVMDDPTVKDPNAVTKVLLCSGKISYELHSEREKRSAGDVAIVRVEQLYPVPARKLTETLERYPNAKDIRWVQEEPANQGAWPFYGLALPELLPAHLSGVRRVSRRPMAAPSAGSSKVHEVEQREIINRAFD from the coding sequence GTGTCCAGCAGCAGTCCTGCGTCACAATTCGGGCCGAACGAGTGGCTCGTCGAGGAGATGTACGAGCAGTTCCTCGCGGACCCGTCATCCGTAGACCCGGCATGGCACGACTTCTTTGCCGACTACAAGCGTGCGGGCGGCAACGGGAACACCGCCGCGGCGGGTGCGGGTGGCGCTACGACCACCACGACCGTGACGCCGCCTGCCGCTGACACCGGCAAAGCACAAGCCGCGCCTGCCGCCAAGGCAGCGCCGCCGGCCAAGCCCGCGGCCAAGCCGGCCAGCAAGCCGGCGCCGCAGCAGGCCGCGAAGGCCGCCCCGGTCACGCCGAGCGCGCAGCCCGAGCAGAAGCAGCTGCGCGGTGCCGCCGCCGCGATCGCGAAGAACATGGAGCTCTCGCTCACCGTTCCGACCGCGACCAGCGTGCGCGCCGTGCCCGCCAAGCTGCTGGCCGACAACCGCATCGTCATCAACAACCACCTGAAGCGGACGCGCGGCGGGAAGGTCTCCTTCACGCACGTCATCGGCTACGCGGTGGTGCGGGCGCTGCAGGCGTACCCGAACATGAACCGGCACTACGCCGAGGTCGACGGCAAGCCGTTCGTCGTCACGCCGGAGCACGTGAACTTCGGCCTCGCGATCGACCTGCCGGGCAAGGACGGGCAGCGCACGCTGGTCGTCGCGTCGGTCAAGGGCTGCGAGAACATGACGTTCACGCAGTTCTGGCAGGCCTACGAGGACCTGATCCGCAAGGCCCGCGCCGGGTCGCTGACGACGGACGACTTCTCCGGCACCACGATCTCGCTGACCAACCCCGGCACGATCGGCACCAACCACTCGGTGCCGCGGCTGCAGGCCGGTCAGGGCGCGATCATCGGTGTCGGCGCGATGGAGTACCCCGCGCACTTCCAGGGCACCAGCGAGCAGGCGCTCACCGACATGGGCGTCAGCAAGATCATCACGCTGACGAGCACCTACGACCACCGCATCATCCAGGGTGCGGAGTCGGGCGAGTTCCTCAAGCGCGTCCACCAGCTGCTGCTGGGCGAGGACAACTTCTACGACGACATCTTCGCGTCGCTGCGGCTGCCCTACGAGCCCATCCGCTGGGTCGCCGACATCCCCGAGGGCGCCGTCGACAAGACCGCCCGCGTGATCGAGCTGATCGACGCGTTCCGCACCCGCGGCCACCTGATGGCCGACACGGACCCGTTGAACTACCGCCAGCGCAGCCACCAGGACCTCGACGTCCTGAGCCACGGCCTGACGCTGTGGGACCTCGACCGGGAGTTCCCGGTCGGCGGGTTCGCCGGCAAGGAGCGGATGAAGCTCCGCGACATCCTCGGTGTGCTGCGCAACTCGTACTGCCGCACGGTCGGCGTCGAGTACATGCACATCCTGGAGCCGGAGGAGCGGCACTGGATCCAGGAACGCGTCGAGGTCCCGCACGAGAAGCCCCCGGCCACCGTGCAGAAGTACATCCTCAGCAAGCTCAACGCGGCCGAGGCGTTCGAGACGTTCCTGCAGACGAAGTACGTCGGCCAGAAGCGCTTCTCGCTGGAGGGCGGCGAGACCGTCATCCCGCTGCTCGACGCGGTGCTGGACAAGGCAGCCGAGCACGAACTCGACGAGGTCGTCATCGCGATGCCGCACCGCGGCCGCCTGAACGTGCTCGCGAACATCGTCGGCAAGCCGATCTCGCAGATCTTCCGCGAGTTCGAGGGCAACCTCGACCCCGGTCAGGCGCACGGCTCGGGCGACGTGAAGTACCACCTCGGTGCCGAGGGCAAGTACTTCCGGATGTTCGGCGACGGCGAGACCAAGGTGTCGCTGACGGCGAACCCGTCGCACCTCGAGGCGGTCGACCCGGTGCTCGAGGGCATCGTGCGCGCCAAGCAGGACATCATCGGCATCGGCGGCGACACCTTCCCGGTGCTGCCGGTCGCGATGCACGGTGACGCGGCGTTCGCCGGGCAGGGTGTCGTGGCCGAGACGCTGAACCTGGCCCTGGTGCGCGGTTACCGCACCGGCGGCACGGTCCACATCGTCGTGAACAACCAGGTCGGCTTCACCACCGCGCCGGAGCACTCGCGGTCGTCGAAGTACTCGACCGACGTCGCGAAGATGATCGGTTCGCCGATCTTCCACGTGAACGGTGACGACCCCGAGGCCTGCTACTGGGTCGCGAAGCTCGCTGTCGACTACCGCCAGCGGTTCCGCAAGGACGTCGTGATCGACATGGTCTGCTACCGCCGCCGCGGTCACAACGAGGGCGACGACCCCTCGATGACCCAGCCGGCGATGTACGACGTGATCGACCAGAAGCGCTCGGTGCGCAAGACCTACACCGAGTCCCTGATCGGCCGCGGCGACATCACGGTGGAGGAGGCCGAGAAGGCGCTGCAGGACTTCTCCAGCCAGCTGGAGCACGTCTTCAACGAGGTCCGCGAGCTCGAGAAGCACCCGGTCACGGTCAGCCCGTCGGTCGAGTCCGAGCAGCAGATCCCGGCCAAGCTCCCCACGGGCATCAGCCGCGAGGTGCTGGAGCACATCGCCGACGCGCACGTGAACCTCCCGGAGGGCTTCACGCCGCACGCCCGCGTCAAGCCGGTGCTCGACCGCCGCGCCAAGATGGCGCGCGAGGGCGGCATCGACTGGGCGTTCGCCGAGCTGCTCGCGTTCGGCTCGCTCGCGCTGGAGGGCCGCAAGGTCCGCCTGGCCGGCCAGGACTCGCGCCGCGGCACGTTCGTGCAGCGCCACGCGACCCTGATCGACCGCAAGACCGGCGAGGAGTACACGCCGCTGCAGAACCTGTCGCCGGACCAGGGCAAGTTCATGGTCTACGACTCGGTGCTGTCGGAGTTCGCGGCCGTCGGCTTCGAGTACGGCTACTCGGTGGCGAACCCGCAGGCGCTGGTGCTGTGGGAGGCGCAGTTCGGTGACTTCGTCAACGGCGCGCAGCCGATCATCGACGAGTTCATCTCGTCCGGTGAGGCGAAGTGGGGTCAGCGTTCCGACGTCGTGATCCTGCTGCCGCACGGCCACGAGGGCCAGGGCCCCGACCACACGTCGGGCCGCATCGAGCGCTGGCTGCAGCTGTGCGCCGAGGGCTCCATGACCGTCGCGGTGCCGTCGACCCCGGCGAACTACTTCCACCTGCTGCGCCGCCACGCCCTCGACGGCGTCGACCGGCCGCTGATCGTGTTCACGCCGAAGTCGATGCTGCGCCTCAAGGCAGCGGTCAGCGGCACGGACGAGTTCATCAACGACCGCTTCCAGTCGGTGATGGACGACCCGACCGTCAAGGACCCGAACGCGGTCACGAAGGTCCTGCTGTGCAGCGGCAAGATCTCCTACGAGCTCCACTCGGAGCGGGAGAAGCGCAGCGCGGGCGACGTGGCGATCGTGCGCGTCGAGCAGCTCTACCCGGTCCCGGCCCGCAAGCTGACCGAGACCCTGGAGCGCTACCCGAACGCGAAGGACATCCGCTGGGTCCAGGAGGAGCCGGCGAACCAGGGCGCGTGGCCGTTCTACGGTCTCGCCCTGCCGGAGCTGCTGCCCGCGCACCTCTCGGGTGTCCGCCGCGTGTCGCGCCGCCCGATGGCCGCCCCGTCGGCCGGTTCGAGCAAGGTGCACGAGGTCGAGCAGCGCGAGATCATCAACCGCGCCTTCGACTAA